In a genomic window of Streptomyces sp. SJL17-4:
- a CDS encoding methyltransferase domain-containing protein, protein MTTSANVSAATDPEAADSEVADLEVADSEVADSEAESGVADSEVVDKSPATEATSSAPRAPGLRDFYENPTVPVASGEARTLRQARMLADALGPVGPGRPAATVLDVGCGDGSAGAIAARVLGGHRVVGIDWSQDALRRAAPRLSQVVRGELTGSGLPFASGSADAVLFSEVVEHLVDPDSALDELRRVLRPGGHLMLSTPNLGAWYNRALLLAGVQPVFSEVSLRRIHGRPGSEVVGHLRLYTARALREFVAASGFEVVKLAGAPFHGVPRPLRPLDRLACGAPSLASILLVHARKV, encoded by the coding sequence ATGACCACCTCAGCCAACGTCTCGGCAGCCACCGACCCGGAAGCAGCCGACTCGGAAGTAGCCGACCTGGAAGTTGCCGACTCGGAAGTAGCCGACTCGGAAGCCGAGTCGGGAGTTGCCGACTCGGAAGTGGTCGATAAGTCGCCCGCGACGGAGGCGACTTCGTCGGCCCCGCGCGCCCCCGGGCTGCGGGACTTCTACGAGAACCCCACCGTTCCCGTCGCCTCCGGGGAGGCCCGGACACTGCGGCAGGCCCGGATGCTGGCCGACGCGCTCGGCCCCGTGGGGCCCGGCCGCCCGGCCGCGACCGTGCTCGACGTGGGCTGCGGGGACGGTTCGGCGGGCGCGATCGCGGCCCGCGTGCTCGGCGGGCACCGCGTCGTGGGGATCGACTGGTCGCAGGACGCCCTGCGCCGGGCGGCCCCGCGCCTGAGCCAGGTCGTCCGCGGCGAGCTGACCGGCAGCGGGCTGCCGTTCGCCTCCGGCAGTGCCGACGCCGTCCTGTTCAGCGAGGTCGTCGAGCACCTCGTCGACCCCGACAGCGCCCTCGACGAACTGCGCAGGGTCCTGCGCCCCGGCGGGCATCTCATGCTCTCCACGCCGAATCTCGGCGCCTGGTACAACCGCGCGCTGCTGCTCGCCGGAGTCCAGCCGGTGTTCTCCGAGGTGAGTCTGCGGCGCATCCACGGCAGGCCGGGCAGCGAGGTCGTGGGCCATCTGCGGCTGTACACGGCACGCGCGTTGCGCGAGTTCGTGGCCGCGTCCGGGTTCGAGGTGGTGAAGCTCGCCGGCGCGCCGTTCCACGGAGTCCCGCGCCCGCTCCGGCCGCTGGACCGGCTGGCCTGCGGGGCGCCGTCGCTCGCCTCCATTCTCCTCGTGCATGCGAGAAAGGTGTAG